The Plasmodium berghei ANKA genome assembly, chromosome: 12 genome contains a region encoding:
- a CDS encoding MerC domain-containing protein, putative produces MKKQFMRAYSYINVDFNKISSIASLLCLIDCVFIPVLTILLSLFSLIKHYFFNINSISTLNTENDIHGNGSRDHHGHDSWHIFMEKVALFFMMPIITLTTIINFYKLRNVPLLMSALTGMTLFIISHAHIEFSNDNINDIIEILHIPLALLGAAFLLSANYASHKLLKEKNLDHCCKYDHIKNYHHNHHHQQHADNNNRSDLTVDKDVFGNFEKPSDENTDLLSYL; encoded by the exons ATGAAGAAACAGTTTATGAG AGCATATTCATATATCAACGTagattttaataaaatatcatcGATAGCAAGCTTACTATGTTTAATTGACTGTGTTTTCATACCCGTCCttacaattttattgtCATTGTTTAGCCTTATAAagcattatttttttaacatcaATAGTATTAGTACCTTAAATACCGAAAATGATATCCATGGAAATGGCTCCAGAGATCATCATGGTCATGATTCATggcatatatttatggaAAAG GTagcattattttttatgatgcCAATAATTACTTTAACCACGATTATCAACTTTTACAAATTAAGGAATGTCCCTTTGCTTATGTCTGCCTTAACCGGAATGAcgttatttataatatcacATGCACATATTGAATTTAGCAacgataatataaatgatattattGAAATCCTCCATATACCTTTGGCATTGTTAGGGGCAgcttttttattaagtGCAAATTATGCATCCCATAAacttttaaaagaaaaaaatttagatCATTGTTGTAAATAtgatcatataaaaaactatCATCATAATCATCACCACCAACAGCATgctgataataataatcgTAGCGATTTGACAGTTGATAAAGATGTATTTGGCAACTTTGAAAAACCTTCAGACGAGAACACCGATTTATTATCTTATTtatag